CTGGATCGACGTCTGGCGCGCACCGAGCGAGAGCTGTATCCCTCCCACTGGCGCAACAACCTGGCGCGCTATCGCGGAACGCGCTCACGCCTCGACGACGCGCGTGGCCACATCGACGAGAACACCATCGCCAACTTGCTCGGCAATCCCGGCGACGGCTGTCGCTTCGAAGAAGCCGTCAGCGTGGTGATGACGGTGGCCAGCGTGGTCTTCGATGCGGAGCTCGGCCGCGTGTGGGTGGGCACGGGCCGGGCCCCGACGAGCAACAACGAGTTCGTCGCCTTCGACTTGCAGCGCGAAGGCGCCCTGGACTTGCCGCCCTTGCACGGCGGCAAGCTGGGCGAGGCAGAGCAGGCGGCCTTCGAGCACTACCGTCAGGCCTACGAGGCGTACTTCAACGACGACGACATGCCCCGCGCGCGCGAGCACCTCGATCACGCGGTTGGGCTCGCACCGGATCAGCCGCTCTATCACTTCATGCTCGGCCTTTCGTCGCTGCTCGCTCGTGACGAAGCACGCGCGGCCAGCGCCTTCGACCGCGCCATTGCCTTGGGTCACGGCGCTCCCGAGCGCGTGGCGAGCTTTCACCTGTGGCGCGCCCGCGCCCTCGATCTGCTCGGCCGCCGCGGCGCTGCCCTCGACGACTATCGCGACGCCGAGCGCGGCGATCCCTTGGTGGCCAAGGCAGCGCGCCGCGGCCTGCGTCGTGCCTACCGTCCGCGTCGCTTCGGTCTCGAGTTCACCCTAGCCGACGTGCCGATGCCCTGAGTCAAGGGCAGTAGGTCACTTCCATGGAGCCCGGAACTCCGGACTCCACCGCCGCGAACCAGACCTTGACGGTGGCGTCGTTGGGAACGACTTGCACGCTGAGCTGGGTGGCACTGTCGTAGTAGGGTCCGACAAGTGGGATCGTCACGGGCTGGCTGCCGAGTGCGGTCACCACGGCGGAGCCTGCTGGAGTCGGTACCCGATCCGGCGTGCCGCTTCCTCCGCCGGGCGGTTGCCACTCGGCTCCCCACTTGCAGCAAGAGTCGTCCTTCACTGAGCCGCACGAGCTACAGTCTGCGTTCTTGTGCTTCCAAGTAGCACCAGTATAGGAACCCTTGCCTTCGTCCCAGTCGGCGCGCATGAAATGTACGGCCACACTTCCCCCGGTCGGCTCTGCGGGCAGACTGGTCACGAGTCGCAGCGCCATGCTGATGATGCGACCCTCTGCAATCGCCGAATCCACGACGGCGGATTTCTGGAAGCGAAAAAGTGCAACGCTGCCGGCCCCGTTCCCTCCTTCTTGTACCTTCAGGTGAGTGGAGTCACCGTAGTTGATGCTCTGTACGCCTAGACTCTCGACCAAGAACGTGTCCGCCTCGACCACCAGCGTCACCTTTTGTGGATTGGCGCACCCCGCTTCCGCCGCCGCATCTCCACCGGTTCCGCCCGTCGACGCGACTGCACCGGTACCGCCGTCCATGCCACCCGTTGCAGCTCCGCCGCTGCCGCCGCCGAAACTCGAGTCGCCGATCTGTCCCCCGCCGCCCGTCGCCGCGTCGCCCTCCGTCGCCGCCGAAAACTCCGGCGGCGCGCAACCGATCGCCAGTGCACCCAGCAGCACGAGCCGAAACATGGCGCACACTATAGCATTCACGAGGCGAATCGCGCTCGACAGGCGCGTCGACGCCTCGATCCAGAGGAATGGGGGTAGGGTCTAGTCCCTGCGCCACCGTTCCCGCCGCGTCCCGCTCTCGCCGGCAGTGCCGCTATCACCAGCACGCAACGTTTTCGTCGCGAGCGCAGCCCGCGTCGGCAATGCAGCAGTCGCCAGCATCACGCAGCGTTTCCGTCGCTGCGCGTCTGACGTCCGTGGCGAAGCGGACGATGTTCGCGGGACGCGACGCCGCGCGATGCCGCGGGACTAGACCCTACAATCCAAATCGCACGCTCAGTACCAGTCGCCCGCTTGACCGATGCCAGGCTTGGGTCCGGGTTTCGGTCCAGGCTTCGGTCCCGGTGCCGGTGCGGGCTCTGGTGCCGGTGCGGGAGCGGGCGCCGCGGCAGGAGCGGGCTTCACACCAGGACCGAGCTTGGCCGTCGGCTTCGGAGACCCGGCCGGCGCGGGAGTCTCGGCAACGCTGGCACTCGGCGGTGTATCCGGTGCAGCGATGGACGCAGACGGCGGTGTGTCGGGAACCGGCGGTGGCGTCGTTTCGTCTGGCGGACTCGTCGTGGCTTCGAGGGTCGCGCTGGACGACGCCGTGGCCGGATCTGCTGCGGCGCTCTTGGAGCCCACGAGCTTGTAGACACCAAAGCCGCCGACCCCGAGTAGCGTCAAGAGCGCGATGCCTGCGATGGCAATGGGCACGACGGGACTGTTCTTGGGAACCTGGACGCCGGACTGCGACCAGCTGCTCTGCGTTCCGGCGGGCTGAACGCCACCTGCGGGGGTGCCGTGTGCGGCCCCGGCCGTCGCGAAGCGAAGCGACGCCGGGTCCGCGTTGTTGCGCCAGCCTTGCAGGGCTTGGCTCAAGGTCTCACAGGTCTCGAAGCGCTGCTCGCGTTCGTGCGCCATCGCGCGATGCACGATGTCAGCAAGGTGTGGATCGATCTGCGGCACGATGCCGGTGATGGGAGGCGGCGCTTCGAAGGCCAACTTCAGGATCAGCTCGTTGAAGTTGTTGGCGTCGAAGGGCACGCGGCCCGTGAGCGCTTCGTACAAGATCACGCCCACGGCGTAGATGTCCACGCGATGGTCGAGGTCGACCTTGCCCTTCGCTTGCTCGGGCGACATGTAATAGGGCGTGCCCATCAGGGTGCCCGTCTGCGTCATGTGCATCTCGCCGTCTTCCACCCCGTGGTGGAACTTGGAGATGCCGAAGTCGATGATCTTGACGAAGTTGTGGCGACCGGCCTTCTCCTTGAGGATGAAGACGTTGTCGGGCTTGAGGTCGCGGTGGGTGATGCCCGCGCGGTGCGCCGCACCGAGCCCCTCGAGTAGTTGGGTCGCGAGATCCACCAGCTCTTCGGGCGAAAGCGGCGCTCGCTCGATGCGGGACGAAAGGGGCTCTCCGTCCAGGTACTCCATCACCATGTAGTGGGAGCCGTCGGGCAACTCGCCCAGGTCGAGGATTTCCAGGATGTGGTCGTTGCCGATCTTGCCGGCCGCCCGCGCTTCCCGCTTGAAGCGCATGACCGTGTCCTGCTGGAGCGCCGCGTGCGGGTGCAGCACCTTGATGGCAACCCGCCGGGAAATGGCGGTGTTCTCCCCTTCGAAGACCGCACCCATGCCGCCCTCCCCGATCAGGCGGATCACCCGGTACTTCCCGTCGACGACGTCCCCAGGCTGCAGCATGAGGGGACTACTTTAGCCTGGGGTTCGGCCCAAGTCTCGTGGTCTGCTGAGACATGGCAAAAATCCCCATGTTTCTCTAGGATGCCCCCATGATTCGTAGACGATGGGTCCAGGCGGGGTCAGCGGTGATGGTGGTCTGCATGCTCTCGGGCACTGTGGGTGCAGCAACGGACGAAGAGCGAGCGGGTGCCCGCGCAGCAGCCGCCGAGGGACAGAAGGCCTTCGACGAAGGGCGCTTCGCGGATGCAGTGGACTTCTTCACACGTGCGGAGAGCTTGGTGCACGCCATTCCGCATCTCGTTTATCTCGGACGCTCCTACGCGAAGCTCGGCAAGTTGGTCAAAGCGCGCGAGGCCTACCTCAAGGCGAAACGGGAACAACTGCCTGACGGTGCGCCGGGCCCCATTCGCGCTGCGCAGGAAGCGGCCGCGTCGGAGCTACCCGACATCGAAGCGCGTCTGGCGCGCATCACCATCGTCGTCGAGAACGCCGGCACCAAGAGCCCGCGCGTTGCGATGGACGGTGCGACCGTTCCGTCTGCCTTGCTCGGTGTGCCCTACCCGACGGACCCAGGGACCCACACGCTGGTCGCCGAAGCGGAGGGAATGAAGAGCGCACCCGTGCAGATCACTTTGGCCGAAGGTGGACAACAGCAAGTCGTGCTGAAGCTGGAGGCCTCGAGCGACCCGCCGACGGTGCCGGTGGAGGACCAGCCCGGCACCGGCACCTCCGTGACCACGGACGACCTGAAGAAACCCAGTGGCATGAGCACGATGCGCTTGGGCAGCTACATCGGCTTTGGCGTCGGCGCCGTGGGGCTGGCCTTGGGCACGATCTTTCTCGTGGGCGCGAACAAGGACAAAGCCGACGCGGACTCCCTGTTCAATTCGTGCAAGGACGCCGGTTGTACTTCGGAACAGCAGGTGATCATCCAGGGCGTGGACAAAGACGCCGACGCTGGCTACACCCGCGCCACGATCGGCTACGTGGTAGGTGGCGTGGGAATCGCCGCAGGGACCACGCTGCTGATCCTGGACTTGACCAGGCCCGAGAGCAGCGCCAAGGCGCCGAACGTGATGCCTTGGGTGGGCCTCGGCTCAGCGGGCGTCAGCGGTCGCTTCTGATCGTCGCGATCGCTTCTGCCAGCGGCTACGTCGATTCGCGGCGGGCCACGCACCTCAAGGCTTCGTGATCGTGCGCGTGTACTTCACGTTGCCCTTGTCGTCGATGAACTCACCGGTGAAGGTGTTGCCGCTGATCACGACGTAGATGAAGCCGAGGTTCGCTTCCTGATAGTAGGCCGGGTTCGAACCGGGCAGCGTGGTGGGATCGGCGCCGCCGCCGGAGACGATGAGCTCCGTGCCCTGACACTTGCCGGTCATCCACTGCAAACTGTGGTCGTGCGCGGCTAGGTACACGTCCACTTTGCCGCACACGGTGGTGTCGAGCAGATCCTTCACGCCCTTGCCATTGGCGATGGGCACCGCCGGCAGGTTGTCGTAGCTGCCCGCGTTGCCATGAGGCCCGTTGGAGAGATACGGGTGATGGCCCAAGGCGATCTTCCAACCCGCGGTGGACTCCGCGATCCATTTCGCGGCGTTCGTCTTTTGCTGGGCGTGGTTGCTGTACATCGCCTCGTTGGTATCGAGGGCAATGAAATCCACGTTGGGTTCTGGGTGCTTGTAGTGCTTGGCGGGCAGCTTCCACTTGTTCGACTTTTGGGTGTAGGCGACTTGCACGTCTGCCTTGGCCGGCTCGGTACCGAGACCATTGCCGCCGTAGTCGTGGTTCCCGAGCACCACCCAGAAGGGATAGGTGACGTTGGCGTAGGGCTGCTCGAACTTGGTCTGCCACTGCGGATCGTCCACGGACGAGGCGCCGCTCTCGTAGATGTTGTCGCCCAGCATTTGGATGAAGTCGCAACCGTCCTTGTTGCACTTGTCTCGCATCGCCGCCGCGACGGCCTTTTGGCCGTCGTTGCCCTTGCCGCAGTCGCCGACGCCGATGAAACGCAGCTCTTTGGCGGCAGTGCCGCCGCTGCCCGTGCCGGCGGTGCCGCCGGCGACTCCACCGCTCGCGCCACCCGCGCCCACTCCCGCGCTGCCTCCGCTCGACGCGCCTCCCCCGCTCGTGCCTCCAGTCCACGCTCCGGCGACTCCCCCCGTGCCGCTTTGGGCTGGATCTTCCGATGAGGAACCGCACGCCAAGGCCAAGAGCGGCAAGGAAAGAACCAGGACTGCAGCTGATTTCACGATGTGCCTCCGAGCAAGACTGGGGCGGACTCTAGCGCGGGGGCGCTGCACTTCAACGTTGACGCAGGGAATGCGGAGGTGGTCTGGAAGCCTCGGGAAGCCGCACCGCCTTTGGCGAACCGCGAGCCCTTGACGCCAGCCATAACATCGTTATGTTTCGCGTAACGTTGTTATGGACACCCCTGAGCCTCGCGTTGAAGCCTCCGGTTCTTCGAAGAAGGCCGGCGATTCTCGCGAGGAGCCGGGAGTGCTTCGGGTGCTCGAGGCCCTGCGCAGCGGGCAGCTGAAGGCGTCCGCGCTCACGGCCCGCGGCGTCAGCCAAGTGCTCGGGAAGACCACGGGGGCGCTCTACCACCACCACGGATCCCTCGACGGCTTCTTGCACCGAGTTGCACAGGCAGGTTTCGCGGAACTGGGCGCGAGCTTGGGCCGCACGCTGGAGCATCAGGGCAGCGTCGAAGACGTCGCCGCAGCATTCGTGGCCTTTGGCCTCGACAACCCCGAGCTGCACTTTCTGATGTTCGAGAAGCGATACGACTGGTCCTCCCTGCGCGAGACCGGCGCCTTGCCGCAAACCATGCCCGGCCTGACTTTGTGGAACGCCCTCGTCGCCACCCTGCAAGCTCGTGGCGTCGCAGAGCCAGAGCTCACCGCGCGATTGCTGTACGCGGGGCTTCACGGTTTGGTGTCCCTGGGCATCAGCGGACGCGCGAACGTCGCGCGCATCGACATTCCGGATCGCGCAATGGCCCTCGATCTGGCTCGACGTCTGGCACGTCGCCTGCTGCAAGCAAACGCAGTGACATGATCAGGCGAACCGACCTGAGTGTTGTGAGGATGCGAGAGACATGATCAGGCGAGCCGACCTGATCCATTCAATGACGAAAGAGATGTGATCATGCTGAACGACACCTTGGATCTACCTTCGGGTCAGCGACTGAAGAATCGGATCGCGAAGAGCGCCATGAGCGAACGCTTGGCGGACGCGAAGGGAGCGCCAAACGCCGGGCACTTCCGCCTCTACGAGCGCTGGGCGCAGGGCGGCAGCGCACTGCTCATCACGGGCAACGTGATGGTCGACCCGAGCGCCCTGGGAGAATCCGGCAACGTGTGGTGGGACGCGAGCCAGCCTCGAGATGCTTTTCGAAACTGGGCCCAAGCCGCGCGGAGCGACGGCACCTTGGCCATCGTTCAACTCAATCATCCCGGCCGCCAGAGCCCGCGGACCTTGAGCCGGCAGCCCGTTGCACCGTCGGCAGTGCCGCTGCGCATGGTGAAAGGTGCCTTTGCACCGCCCCGCGCGCTGGAGCCGGAGGAAATCGAGGCCATCGTCGATCGCTTCGCTCAGTCCGCAGCTGCGATGGTCGACGCGGGCTTCGACGGCGTGCAGATCCACGCAGCCCACGGCTACTTGGTCAGCCAGTTCTTGTCCCCGCTGACCAATCTTCGCAGCGACGCCTGGGGCGGCACGGCGGAAAAGCGCATGCGCTTTCTGCTCGAGATCGTGCGGCGCACTCGCGGCGCCACTGGCAAACAAGCGCTGCTCTCGGTCAAGCTGAACAGTGCGGACTTCCAGCGTGGCGGCTTCGACGAAGAAGAGAGCATGGCGGTGGTTCGTGCCCTGGATGCAGAAGGCATCGACCTGCTCGAGATCTCGGGGGGAACCTACGAGTCCGCGCGCATGTTCGACGAGCCCGACAGCAGCACGAGCCAGCGCGAAGCATTCTTCTTGGACTATGCGCAGCGCGTGCGTGAGATATCGCACGTGCCGCTACTGGTGACCGGTGGCTTTCGGACGCGCGCCGGAATGGAAGCGGCGCTGAGCAGCGGCGCCCTCGACGTGGTGGGCATGGCACGCCCTCTGGCGGCCGAGCCCGACTTGCCGCGCCGCATATTGGCGCAGCAGTCCGAGCGCGCGCAGAGCCCGCGCCTGTCCCTCGGCAGCAAACAGCTCGATCCGCTGCTCCAAGCCGCGTGGTACCAAGCGCAGTTCGCGCGCATGGCCAAGGGCAAAGCCCCGAACCCGAAGCTCTCCCGTTGGCTTGCCTTCGCGCTCTACTTCTCGCCGCAACGCGCGGTGCGCCGCGTCGATGCGTGACGCGCCCTCGCGGCGGCGTCGCGGCGCACCTAGCGATGGCGCCGCAGTGCAAGTAGCGGCGGCGGCATGGTGTGACTAGCGGCGGCCTCGCAACAAGGCGAGCGCGGCCAGCGCCAGCCACGCGAGGTCCGAGCCACCACGGCGCGAACCGTTCACACTGCATCCGCCGGAGCTGCTGGAGGACGTAGCGGGAGTCCCAGCCGCGCCCGCGGCAGGCGAGGCGCCGACGCCGCCACCGACGCCGCCGAAGCCCGGCGCCCCGCCGCTCGTGGGATTGCCCGCGGACCCGCCGCCCTGGCCGGCTCCACCGCCCGCGCCGCCCGCGGCCGCGCAGTGATTCGCGCAGTCCGTTTGGCAACTCGAGTTGCAGGCGCAATAGGTCAGCGCGTCGTAGTCCGTGACCCCGGCCGGGTTCGCGGCGACGCAACCGTCGATGCAGCTCGAGTCCGTGCAAGCATCGGCGCAGGCCACCAGGGCCTTGCACGCGGCGTTGTTGGTGCACGTGGTCGCGACGTTGATGCACTGCTGCAGGCGGCAGGTGTCGCACGCTCCCGTTCCGACCAGCGGCTCGCAGAACTTCTCGTTGATGCTCTGCCCGCTGATGTTCACGGTGCTATCCACGCACGCCATGCCCGAGGGACAGGGCAGCGTCGAGCAGAAGTTCGTGCAGTAACCTTTGTCTTGCTTGCAGAGGTAGGACTGGCACTCCGCCCCGGTCTTGCAGGGCGATTTGCCGGTGGCCACCTTGGTCGGCGTCGGCGGCGCGGTGCCTGGTTCCAGGCTGGGCGTGGCGCCAGCCGCAGTGAAGGCCTGCATGATCAGGTTCTTCTGAAAGTCCACGCGCGCGTACTTGGCGTGCGAGTTGGGGTTCGTGCACTGCGACACTCGAGACGCGACACCCATCACCGCGCCCTTGGGCGAGATCAACGGCCCGCCCGAGTCGCCGCTGCACACCGACTGCCCAACCGACGCCTCACCGGCTCCGTTCAGCTCGTTCCAGTCTTGGCCCGCGCTGATGACCGGTACGTTGGTGCGACGACGCCGCTTGCCCGCTCCCTGCCCGAAATCGTTGATGGATCCGTAGCCAACGGCGGTGGCCAGCTCGCCCATCTGCGGCCCCCAGTCCAGGCGCATGGGCAGCGGCGTGATGCCCGTCACGTTCTTGTCCAGAAGGATCAGCGCGACGTCGTTGTTGCAGAGATTCTTGCTCGATGCGTGAAACAACTGCTTCCCGACCGCGACGGTGGCGCCCGGGTTCAGCCCCGTTCGAATCTTGATTTGCGACGGGGTGTAGTCGTTGCCAACGTGGTCGCCGTTCGACGACTGACCGTAGATGTCACAACCGATGCCCTGGGTGATGTTCTGAGAGACGCAATGCCGCGCGGTGAGCACCAGATTGGGCGCGATGAGTGCGCCAGAACAACCGCCTCCGGGCAGCTCGATGAACACGACGGCCGGATGCGCCGCAGTTCCGGAATCGTCCACGCCGCCCACGATCGGCTCGGTCCGTTCGTCCGTGCCCACGGGATCGAGCGGGGAAGCGGTGCAACCTACGAAGGCAAGACAGCTAAGGGCGAAGGCGGCTCGTAGTCGTTTCATCATGGTCCTCGGCAACAACCCCCTCACCAATCGGGTGAGTCTTGCACGGGACCCGAGCGCCGTCACGACGGACTCGGGGAACGAGGCGCCACGGCAATTTTTTCACGCGCGGGATTGACGAGTCGCGAGGGGAAGCCAGCGTCGCGGACCCCTGCGAAGTGCTAGGCTTTCGTCATGACACGCCGCGTTGGTTTGGTTGGAGTCGTGCTGCTCAGCGTCGCTGTTTCTTGTGGAGGCAGCAGCACTCTGGACGGTAGCGGAGGCGCCGCGGGCGGCGGCACAGGCGGCGCCGGAACCGGAGGCGCGACGGGCGGAAGCGGCGGCGGCAGCGGCGCTGGCGGCATTCCGAGCAGCTGGACGTCTTGCGCCAAGCCTTCGGACTGCTTGCTGCGATCCGCGAGTTGTTGCGGCTCTTGCGGCGCGGCGACCCGCGAAGACTCCGTCGCTCTGAATCAGACCGGTGCGACCAAGTACGCGGCCGCCAACTGCGACGGGGTTGGCTGTCCCGCATGCTACATGCCGACGGATCCCACGCTGCTTGCAACGTGCCGCGCGGGGACGTGCGTGGTGGTGGATCTGCTGGAACACGAAAGCACCGCCTGCAAAGACGTGAGCGAGTGCCGAGTGCGAACCAACGCCTGCTGCGAATGCGGCGGGCCGATGGACGACGAACACCTGATCGCAGTCGGCGTCGGCGGTGGCCTGGAGCCGTTGATTTGCGATCCGAACATCGGCTGCCCCGAGTGTGCGCCGGTCTACCCGCCGAAGCAGCTAGCTTGCGACGGCGGGCATTGCGTGATCGTCGGGAATTGAGCGGACGCCTTCGCCGCGATCCCTCGGAGATCACTTCGGCACGCGCGCGATGACGCCAGCATGGTCGTTGCTGATCGTCCCGTTGATGTCGCCATAGTCGGTGAAGTACACGTAGTGCGCTTCGATGCTGAGCCAACTGGGACACGTGTAGCCAAAGGCCAGGGTCTTCGCGGTTCCACCCGAACGCGGAAGCGCTAGCACGGTGCCGCCGGAGCAGTCCGTCCAGTAGACCCAGCCGTCGCTGACTGCGATGTGACCGACGCTCGACGACTTGGCCAGCTCCGTGGGCGCGCCACCGCCCTTGGCAATGCGCATCAGCGAGCCCTTGCTGGCGAAGTAGGCGTACTTGTCGTCCACTGCGACGGAGTGCGCGGACTTGGCTTCAGCGAGCAGGGTGAGGGCGCCACCCGTCGTCGCGACGCTCTGCACGGTGCCGAGGCTCTGGCTCACGGGCAGTCCGTTCTGCGTCGAAGTCGTGAAGAACACCGTGCTGCCGTCGGTCGCGAGCCCACTGGGTGAATCCAAGCCACCAGCGAGTTTGATCACCTTGCCTCCCGCCTTCGGCACTCGCTTCACCGCCATGTCACTGCGGAAGTAGAGCGTCGTGGGGTCTTCGACCATGCCATAGACGACGGTGTCGCTCGCGAGCTCCTTCACCGTCCCGCCCGCTTTCGGCACGCTCGCGACGCGTCCGGGGTTGCTCAGATCCCAGTAGTCGCCGCTGTCGGACCAATACACACGAGTGCTGTCGACGAAGAGGTCAGAAGGCCGATCACGGCCCTTCGCCAAAACCTGAATCGCCCCACCACTCTTGGCGCGCCGCACCACGCGACCGTCCCCTTGATAGTTTGGCGAGAAGTGCCCGTCCTCGGTCCAGTACACGTACTTCGCATCCGTGGCGATCGCGTTGGGCAGGTTGACTCCAGTCCGCAGCTCCTCCACCGGGCCGAAGTTGGGCTGCGTGCCAGCCGAGCCGCCGGAGCCCGATCCGGCGCCTGCGCCCGAGGTCCCACCACTGCCGGTCGTGCCGGCCGCGCCGGCCGCGCCCGCTGCGCCGCCAGCAGATGCTCCTGCGGCACTTCCACTTCCCGCAACCCCCGCTGCCCCGGCGCTCGACGGAAAGCCGGACGCTCCCGACACCGAGCCGGCGCCCGCGACTCCACCGCTGCCCGCAGCAGATGCTCCGGCCTCACCGGCCGTCCCGGGCGCGTTCTCGCCCGCCGAGCTGCAGCCCAGCGCAAATAGCGCAGTGGTAGCCAAGGTTGTCCACATCCAGCGAGCACGGGGCAATTCGATCGACATGACGGTTTCCTTTCCGGTCTGCCGTTCTGTTCCCGCTTCTCGACGCCGTCATTTGATCCCGACGAAGTCTTCTTCCGTCGGTTGGAAACGCGCGATTGCCGGAGCGAGTGGGCAGTGCGGCGACCCACCAGGCTCGGGCCAGCGAGCGCCGCGGCTCGGTCGAGCGAACGCCGCGGCTCAGGCCAGCTAGCGGCGAAGCTCAGGCGCCTTCCACGCCCAAGAGTGCCTTTGCTTCCTCTTCGAACTCTTCTTCAGTTGCGGTGAGCTCGCGCAGCTTCTGCAGCACGACGCGACGGAAGGCGCGACGGGCGTAGGTCAGGCGATTCGTCACGTCGGTCACGCTGAGCCCCAGCTCCGCAGCCAGATCCGCGTAGGCGGGTCGCGCGCCCTCGTCGTCGGTCAGATCGAGGCGTTCGAAGACGTGGAAGTGGACGAACTTCTGCTTCGCGGCGAGTTCCTCCCGCAGCGCTTCGACCGACGCCCGAGTGAGTTCGCGCAGCCATTCCTGATGGAAGTAGTCCTCCGCCGACGGCAGCGCCGCCGCGGGTGCACGCGCCACCTCGCGTTCGACTGCATCGAAGTCCAGCGGCGCAAACTGCAGGTCCCCGCCTCGTTTCTGGGCGCGACGTGCTCGGTTGTCGTTACTGATGAAGCGATCCAAGCAGACGCGAAGGAAGGTGCGGAAGCGAGCCTTGGCAGGGTCGTAGGCTGCGAAGGTGTCTTGCTCCAACGCCGTGGCAAAGAAGCTCTGGGTGATGTCCCGCGCCTCGTCTTCCCCCTTGTGCCATTTGAGCCGCGTGTACTTGTACACGGGGCCGAGATATGCATGCGCCAAGATGCGTAGCGCCGCCGCGCGCACCGCCGGTTCGGTGCTGCGCACGGCCAAGACCTGTGACACCGCCGTCGTCGGGAAGCCCCCTGCCTTGCCGCTCGGGTGTGGCATCCTGAGCCAGCGTACCTCGGCGCTTGGGCGAGGATAAGAAGATTGTGGCGGATTTGCCTCGTGTCAGCGGGGGATGCTCACTTGCACACGCCGTTCTCGCAGCTCTGACCGGGCTTGCACTTCTTGTTGCACCCTCCACAGTTGCGGGGGTCCGAGTTGGGCGCGACGCAAACGTGCGGTCCGCACAGAATGCGCACGGAACCGTAGGCGCCCAAGGTGCATTTGTAGCAAATCGGATGCTGCGGACTGCCACCCATGTTCGTCGTGCAGACTTCGTCGTCCGCGCAACGCACACCACAAGCCCCGCAGTTGTTCGGATCCGTGTTGGCCACGCAGCGCGAGCCGCACTGCCGCGGTGGATTGTAGGGAGACTTGTCGCACTGGCAGGTTCCGCCTGCAGCGCAGACCTCGAAGGCGCCCTTGCAGTCAGCGGTGGAAGTACACGTCGTACCTAAAGTCGGACCGCCCTTGGTAGCGCTTGCTCCGCCCGAACCGGTGGGCGTTGCCGAACCCGCGGTCGGAGCCGTCGCGAC
The nucleotide sequence above comes from Polyangiaceae bacterium. Encoded proteins:
- a CDS encoding serine/threonine-protein kinase; amino-acid sequence: MLQPGDVVDGKYRVIRLIGEGGMGAVFEGENTAISRRVAIKVLHPHAALQQDTVMRFKREARAAGKIGNDHILEILDLGELPDGSHYMVMEYLDGEPLSSRIERAPLSPEELVDLATQLLEGLGAAHRAGITHRDLKPDNVFILKEKAGRHNFVKIIDFGISKFHHGVEDGEMHMTQTGTLMGTPYYMSPEQAKGKVDLDHRVDIYAVGVILYEALTGRVPFDANNFNELILKLAFEAPPPITGIVPQIDPHLADIVHRAMAHEREQRFETCETLSQALQGWRNNADPASLRFATAGAAHGTPAGGVQPAGTQSSWSQSGVQVPKNSPVVPIAIAGIALLTLLGVGGFGVYKLVGSKSAAADPATASSSATLEATTSPPDETTPPPVPDTPPSASIAAPDTPPSASVAETPAPAGSPKPTAKLGPGVKPAPAAAPAPAPAPEPAPAPGPKPGPKPGPKPGIGQAGDWY
- a CDS encoding metallophosphoesterase; translated protein: MKSAAVLVLSLPLLALACGSSSEDPAQSGTGGVAGAWTGGTSGGGASSGGSAGVGAGGASGGVAGGTAGTGSGGTAAKELRFIGVGDCGKGNDGQKAVAAAMRDKCNKDGCDFIQMLGDNIYESGASSVDDPQWQTKFEQPYANVTYPFWVVLGNHDYGGNGLGTEPAKADVQVAYTQKSNKWKLPAKHYKHPEPNVDFIALDTNEAMYSNHAQQKTNAAKWIAESTAGWKIALGHHPYLSNGPHGNAGSYDNLPAVPIANGKGVKDLLDTTVCGKVDVYLAAHDHSLQWMTGKCQGTELIVSGGGADPTTLPGSNPAYYQEANLGFIYVVISGNTFTGEFIDDKGNVKYTRTITKP
- a CDS encoding TetR-like C-terminal domain-containing protein, whose protein sequence is MLRVLEALRSGQLKASALTARGVSQVLGKTTGALYHHHGSLDGFLHRVAQAGFAELGASLGRTLEHQGSVEDVAAAFVAFGLDNPELHFLMFEKRYDWSSLRETGALPQTMPGLTLWNALVATLQARGVAEPELTARLLYAGLHGLVSLGISGRANVARIDIPDRAMALDLARRLARRLLQANAVT
- a CDS encoding NADH:flavin oxidoreductase/NADH oxidase family protein; amino-acid sequence: MLNDTLDLPSGQRLKNRIAKSAMSERLADAKGAPNAGHFRLYERWAQGGSALLITGNVMVDPSALGESGNVWWDASQPRDAFRNWAQAARSDGTLAIVQLNHPGRQSPRTLSRQPVAPSAVPLRMVKGAFAPPRALEPEEIEAIVDRFAQSAAAMVDAGFDGVQIHAAHGYLVSQFLSPLTNLRSDAWGGTAEKRMRFLLEIVRRTRGATGKQALLSVKLNSADFQRGGFDEEESMAVVRALDAEGIDLLEISGGTYESARMFDEPDSSTSQREAFFLDYAQRVREISHVPLLVTGGFRTRAGMEAALSSGALDVVGMARPLAAEPDLPRRILAQQSERAQSPRLSLGSKQLDPLLQAAWYQAQFARMAKGKAPNPKLSRWLAFALYFSPQRAVRRVDA
- a CDS encoding trypsin-like serine protease; the protein is MMKRLRAAFALSCLAFVGCTASPLDPVGTDERTEPIVGGVDDSGTAAHPAVVFIELPGGGCSGALIAPNLVLTARHCVSQNITQGIGCDIYGQSSNGDHVGNDYTPSQIKIRTGLNPGATVAVGKQLFHASSKNLCNNDVALILLDKNVTGITPLPMRLDWGPQMGELATAVGYGSINDFGQGAGKRRRRTNVPVISAGQDWNELNGAGEASVGQSVCSGDSGGPLISPKGAVMGVASRVSQCTNPNSHAKYARVDFQKNLIMQAFTAAGATPSLEPGTAPPTPTKVATGKSPCKTGAECQSYLCKQDKGYCTNFCSTLPCPSGMACVDSTVNISGQSINEKFCEPLVGTGACDTCRLQQCINVATTCTNNAACKALVACADACTDSSCIDGCVAANPAGVTDYDALTYCACNSSCQTDCANHCAAAGGAGGGAGQGGGSAGNPTSGGAPGFGGVGGGVGASPAAGAAGTPATSSSSSGGCSVNGSRRGGSDLAWLALAALALLRGRR
- a CDS encoding ECF-type sigma factor, whose protein sequence is MPHPSGKAGGFPTTAVSQVLAVRSTEPAVRAAALRILAHAYLGPVYKYTRLKWHKGEDEARDITQSFFATALEQDTFAAYDPAKARFRTFLRVCLDRFISNDNRARRAQKRGGDLQFAPLDFDAVEREVARAPAAALPSAEDYFHQEWLRELTRASVEALREELAAKQKFVHFHVFERLDLTDDEGARPAYADLAAELGLSVTDVTNRLTYARRAFRRVVLQKLRELTATEEEFEEEAKALLGVEGA